The DNA region CCGTCGACCCGGAGTTGCTATGGCAACGCAGTTGCCCCAGCTATGTCGCTGCAACCCGCCCCTGCATCGCGGGTGTTCATGGAACTGGTTCCCTGGGCTGACCCGGGCCGGGAAAACCACCAGATCTCGGCCGTAGAAGCGCAGCCCGTCGGCTTCCGCCCCCACAATGCGCAGGTCCACCCCGGAGCCCGGGAGGTCCACGTGAGCGGCGCGGCGGAGGTGTCCGCCAGCCCAGACCGGGCGCTGGTGACCGTGCGGGTGAGCAGCACCAAGGAGGTGGCGGCAGAGGCCAAGAAGAGTGTGTGTCGCCGCCTGGACTACATCACACAGAGCCTCCAGCAGCAAGGTGTGCAGGTGAGCCTTCGAGACGGGGTGCAGAGAGGGTGACTTTTGGGGATGCTTTGTTACCTCGGGATTCATTCTTGGGCGCAAAGGATGCATGACCCTTCCTTCTAGAATCTAGATGAAAGACGTTATTGGCCGCAGCGAACTTGAAATCACGTAGGTTTTTATCTGGTGATACTTGCTACAGTGATTTTGGTTTTAAGGTTAGAGTGATGAAATGTTTTCTTGAAAAATTACATGCAAATGTTTACCTAAATAGAATGTTGAgccttcccctcccacctcccctgctcccctgcccccaacacacacacctttgGTAGTTTTTATTCTGCATGCTGAAATAGGCAGGTAAGGAGCTTGAACTGCTTCCTTCAGATCAAAAGTTAGTGTGGAGTGGTTCTTCAATGTATTTATTAGCATCTATTTTTGGTTTATGATAATCACCTACCCCAAATTTTCCCACCTTTTtagttttaacttttttaaaGTTAACATATATAGGTATCACAGGTGAATTGTTTCTACTTCCTAGACATGTCTGTGAAACAAATCACTAAATAGATTGCAGCTTAAGCCTCCCTCCTTTTAGCAGAAACGGAACTAGCTTTATTCCACAGAGCAACTCTTAGGCATGTTTTAATATCCCCATTTTCCAAATTTAGGGTGACAAAATAATGCTCTGAATTTTAAAGAACCACATTTGAAATCCTGTTCCTAAAACCACCATCAAGATTGCTTCCAACTTTGCCACACTTCAGATAATTATTATGAAAGAAAATTAGAAGCCACAGACCGTCAGCCATCCCAATGTTAGCATTGTGCAAAAACAGGACCCTAACTGCAGGAACCCTTATTTTCAGGGGGGTGATTGTAAGTGCAACCTACTATTGCTTCTGTGCTAAAAATGTCATACCTTCAAAAAACtgattttttagtttttaaaaataaaatgtatttatattgcATTTAAAACCTGAATAATTGAAATGATGGGGGCAGGGTTCCCAGGTTATTTTATAGTTAAAAAAGTTTAAATGTAAGTTGTaaacaaagtgaaaaaaataGGTGCAGACACATATAGGGCCCGATGACTGCCACTTTTGTCTCTCAGTTCATGAGCTCAGTTattttagagggccttgttttcttggtgtcttctgtgctctctgtctccccaacatcttctgcctcttcttccacaggGATCCCTGAGCTCTAGAGGAGGGAtctgatggagacagagagataatAAAATTTGAGCCTTCTGCTGCCAGCATCCCATGATCGGATTAAAATAGTATGATTCGTGATGCCCTGAAAGTATGTGTGCAATACATTGAAGAGATAACATTGATTTTTACCTTAGGGATTCCAGAAAGACTTCATAAAGGAAGTGACACTGTCAAAATGTTAAGCACTGGTCAAAGGGAAATCATTTAGGTTCCACATCAGAATGCAGCAGGCatacacaggagcagcactctcAGTAGTGTAGTGTGGCTGGAATGCAGAAGGAGAATTAAGGCAAGACTAAAGGAGAGAACTGGAGGCTGACATcaaagtgtgtgtctgtatagctttacttttctcattgctgtgacctgACAGCAACTTGAAAGACAGAGGGGCTTgtttggttcacagtttcagagggtctcAGTCCATGGTGGTGGGGAAGGCCCTGTGGCAGGAGCAGCTAACTCTACGGCAGCAGGAGCTGTTCCTATAGcctggagcaggaagcagagagtggaaCCAGAAGAGGGCCAGCCAGGTTATAAcatcagagtgtgtgtgtgtgtgtgtgtgtgtgtgtgtgtgtgtgtgtgtgtgtgtgatgtgtgtgtggtgttgtgtagtttgtgtgtgtgatatgtgtggtgtgtgtggtatgtgtgtgtgtggtgtgtgtgtgtgtggtgtgtgtgtgtgtgatatgtgtggtgtgtgtggtgtgtgtgtgtggtgtgtgtgtggtgtgtgtgtgtggtgtgtatgtgtgtgtatgtggtatgtgtgtgtgtggtgtgtatgtgtgtgtggtgtgtatgtgtgtgtggtgtgtgtgtactttgtgtgtgtgatatgtgttatgtgtctggtgtgtatgtggtgtgtgagtgtgtagtgtatgtggtgtgtggtgtgtgtatgtgtgtggtgtatgtgtgtgtgtatgagtgtgtgtgtgtatgagtgtgtgtgtagtatatgtgtgtgtagtgtatgtggtgtgtgagtgtgtgtgtgtgtgttcatgtgtggtgtatgtgtgtgtgtatgagtgtgtgtgatatgtgtgttgtatgtgtttgtgtatgagtgtgtgtgtgtagtgtatgtgtgtggtgtgtggtgtgtgtgtgtgtgtgtgtgtgtgttcgtgtgtgtgtcttcctctatcacccTCCACCACCTTCCACCTTATTTTCTACATTTACTAGCCAGGCTCCATCTTCTGCAGGCTCTACAGCCTTCAAAATCCCACCACAAGCTTGAGAAGGTATTCTAAATCCTAACACAACAGTGTCCGACTGCAGCATTTTGATACTGTAACTACACCAGCTACGTACTGTTGATAGACCTTATAACTGCTGTCTTAATTACTACTCTATAAAGTTAGCGCTTCAGTTGCCGGTTTACAGAAGAGGGTTCTCAGCACCAGAGTAACTGCTGGCAAACAACTTGCCCACAGCTGAGAGTCGGCGTAGTTTTAGATACCAACCAGGACCTTAGACCCATGTTCCTAACTGGACGATTGAGGTGCCGGGCAGGGGAGGTAGCGGATGCTATTGATGATGCTCGCTTTGATACGCTTGCTTCCTACACCTGTCTGCCATCATAGTTGAATTAACTGCCTGAGTGTAAAAGCTTCCAGGCCATGAAGCGTCCTGCAAACGGAGTTGGGTATTAATTCCAAGAGGTTAAGTTCTGCTGCCCCACCCTGAATAGTCTTCAAATAAAGGCAATGAAGAACTGAATTGAGTGGGAGCAGTGGCCTGAGACCCCAGCTCCCTCACTTGTTGGTGGAGAAATCGAGATGTTTTCTGAGTCCAGTTGCAGTTTCTCTGCAGGGTTAGTTTGAGTTTAACTCTCTGCAGAGTTAAATTAACCCTGCAATTTCCTTTCCAATACAACCTTTATCTCTTCTGTCTTGATTCGCGCCACCCACTTATTGTTTTTTTTGGAATTACTGTCAAAATATATTCAGACTTTGATTCCAAACCGGCTTCTGGTCATACCCAAATTAAGATAGGGGATGGTAGGAACCCAGGGAGATCAGTGCGTGCCTTCTCCACTTGCCACAGTAGCattattttcttctgtaatttttaaaactcaCTAAGTCCAAAGCAGTCAGATTTTCCTTTTTAACAATGGAAATTAAgttttttctataaatatttagTTAATAGTATTTCacccatttttataattttttgcaTTAATTTATAGGAATCTTAAAAATTATGATTACCAATAACTTATGGCTATCATATATTACAAAAACAAATCTGTATTTCTGTCATATCCATTACATAGTTTTAGGTTTCGACAGTTTAGCCAAATACATTATTCTTTTCTGTATGCTTTCTACCTTTAGTGAACTGTTTAttcagtccatggttttaaggcagTGTGACCGTTAAGTGATACATATTGGAATCTAAGGATCCTTAATAGTGTGTTAAATATTCTATGCTTGGAATTGATTTCGGTAAAATAAcaatggttttattttcttttacctaGATAAATAGCTGTTCTCATAACCTTCATTTTAGCCCATCTTAGTTTTGCGAAATGATCTCAACTTtaccttttgaaaataaaaatcagtttTACACAACTGAAAAGTCAGGTTGGTTTTCTTTGGCTGCTCAGGTTTTATATGGTTAGGTCCCTGGCTTTCCTGGTGTCTTTCTGAGACTCAAAATGGTGCATGCAACCTAAGCCTTAGATCACAGGATGATAGGTCACCTTAAGGCAGCCACACTTACAGATGATAACCGTGATAGAAAAGCAGTCCTGTGTGCTGGACGtggttcagtgcttaagagcacttgttgctcacACCAAGGACCTTTGTTCCATCCCTGGTTTATGCGTGTCAGCTCACAACATACAGccctctgtaacttcagttccagggaatctgttACCCTCCTCTAAACtatgggcaccaagcacacaatGGTGTGCAGACCTATATGTgagcaaaacacctatacacataaataaatttagaaataagACCTGAATGGACAATATAACTTATGTTTGTGGCAAGAGAAATGCTACAGACAAATTAGCTTCTATTGTCATATTTGCATGTCTGTGGCAAGCAAATGTGGTAATCTACAATGGCTGAGACCTCTCCGGGCTTACCTGATCACACAGCTGCTGCTAAGGAGTAGGGACATAGCTATGACATGAGGAGTCTTTACCCTCGGTTGCTTTGAAATCTTCCAAGTCCCAGACCTAGAGTGTTAACAGTTCATGTGGTACTCCATACAGTTTAAATTATTAAATCTTTGTAACACCTCTGAGGCCCTATTCTCCCTTCATTACTGTTCTACTGGAAATATTTGAGCAGGGCATGTTAAATGGGGACATGGAGATACAGTCTGTAATTCTAGATGGCGGAACTCTGTACAGAACAAATAAAGCATCCTTTATATTCAGTACTAAGCATATATAATTTCAGGTTAAATGCTGATTTTGCAGCATTGCAGTCAGTTTATTCAATTTTTCCCGAACAGTTGTAAGGTCTTcgctttttaaatttattcttgcATAGCTTTTATGGCTATTGAGACTGCCATCCTACTTTTTCATATTATGTAAACAGCTATTCTTGTATTGACCAATTTGCTTTAAAAGTCCGCCTTTTTATATGTACGTAGAAACAAAGCTATTTCAGACAGGAGAGCCTCATAAACTAGACTGGTGTGGTAGATTTATCAGCCTTAGCACTGTTTACAATTTGAGCTGAATAATTTCCTATGGTTGGTTTAACCCATATATTGTAGAATGTTTAACAGTATTTCTGGCCACTTTCCTATAGTCTAGACAAAATGAGGCCATTTAGATGCATAATAGGAAGTAAAAAGCCAGACCAAAAAGAAAGATTAATGTTTCATTATTCCATTCATACAACATCCAGAAGAGGCAAACGTATGGAGACAACTGAATGGTTGACTCTAAAGGAGATGCACAGGGGAACTGTTCATGTGGAAGAACTATTCTCCTGTGTGCCAGAGTGCTTGATACTTCACTGTGTGTACCTGTCAAAACCAAAGAGCTGTAAGTCACAAGGAGTGGATTTAACATTTGCAAACTGGGGGAGGAAAGGCATGAAAGAGGCTGTCAGACCTTAATCTCAGGACAGAATTCAGACTGTGATAAATTAACCCAGTTCTATTATTAACAAAGGACACAGCTGAATTAAAGGGGGTGGGGAAAGCATGTCCTGAGTAATTAGAAAAGAGCATTTTAGCTGGAGACCGTAAGGGTGAAGGTAAAGGTACCCCAGACTCTGCTTTCCAGGGTACACTAGTTAGCAGTTCTGAGACTGCTTTACATAGCGTACTGGTGTTGAGCAAATGTACAAGTAGGAGCCACGTTTCTCACTTAGAATGGACACTAGTTGTCACTGGGATTGTAAGCATCAAGAGGTGCTGTGTTCTGCATGGCTCCAGAGACTGACCCATCTGAGGCGGAAAGGGAATGAGGAGATGACATACACAGGGACACATGTGTGCTCTGATGAAAAAGCTGCAGCACCGCAGAGCTCAGTGTGTTTACTGGTGCAGCAGAATGGGGAGGTGCAGTGGTTGCTGAACAAGGAAGCAGGTTTGCTTACTCTCAGGGAGAGTCTccagggcgtgtgtgtgtgggtggtgatGGCGGGGGCAGTGGCAGTGAAAGATGGCCATTCTGCATACACCATCAGCATTCTGAATGGAAGAAGGCTTTGGCATTCCCATGGGGCTAAGGCATTGAGTGAATACTCATTCACTCTAGATGATACTTGTTTCCTATATGGAAGAACTCATTGTTTAGCTGGTTTGTGTCTGTGGGAGGAGTCAATAGCAATCATggtcatataaatatatatattggttgtgggatttttttttctttttttccttttttcttttggctcatagtttgagAAGTAAATTGTGGCAGGAAACGTTTGGTGGAGATCTATACTGTAATACTGTGGAATCTACTTCTGTCTGTTGCCTTCTCTATCCAAGCACTTTTGCATATAACTTGTTTTTAAATCGTTATAACAATGTGGTGGTATCTATTGACCTGGTTTTATACTTGTGGAAGCAGACTCAAAACTATGGAGTAACTTACCCAAAGTTATATATGAGTCCATATTTTCTATACAAGTGAAATAAATGACTGAAAAATGAACTGaagtgtttttttgttgttttgttttttttttttttttgaacaagtGTCTGTAGGCTCCTGATTGATTTCATGGCGCTTTTAAGAAAGTGTAAAACGTCGACTCAGGCAGTTCATTTTGCATACTGTATGTCTTCATATTTCAAACTCAGGCTTCTTAATTGATAGGCAAAAATGACTGAATTTCACAGCCAAATTTAGTAACTTCAATTTGGTACTTTCTGTTGCAGACAGAGAATGTAACTGTGACAAAGGATTTCAGAAGAGTAGACAATGCTTACCACATGGAAGCCGAGGTAGGTACTGGGTGAGTCGGAGTAGCTTGACTTTGTGGAGGCACCAGCAACTTAGACTTACTCTTCAACTGAAACCTACTAGAGAAATTACTCTTATGGTGATGATAAAAGATGATTCTTCTCAAAATCATTCTGATATTATATATCTGATCATGCtctaaaataaatgtaatgaCATCTACTTAAGAGAAACGGTGTAAAATAAGTAAAACTAGCACATGGAGAGAGCACCGAACCACCACAAACTTTCTGTAACATTATTGCCTGGTGAGCAGAAAGCGTGACAGGAGAGAAATCTCCCTTAGATAAAAACATGGAAAAGCCATAAAGGATTGAGACTTCttaaaaccatttttattttgtttctcaatACAATGTCACAGTGACTGTGACAAAATTGTTGAAAATTTTAGATCGTGTCGTCTTTGCTTTTCGGTCCCAGTATTTTTAGCTGCCACCTGTCATAGGAAACAAAGGTGTCTGAGTTAGAGTGCAGTCTTGTTTACCAATGGAGACTCTTTGTCTCTAGAAGTAGAAACAccaccacctcccaccccagAAGCCACTTGGTGCTctcttctatctgtctgtcagtGTATCTATTGTATCATTGCATCCTAGTATTAATGTTAAGCTTAGATCCCTGGGGTTTCTCAGAGATCAAGTGTAAGATCAGAGGAGCAGGAAAGAATGGGTATTAGAAAGGGAGCTGCTTGTTTCCTGAGGTCAGAATTTCATCAGTAAACACTCATCTCAGTAAGCTTTGTCATTGTTCCATTTAAAATGTAACCATCTCAATGAAACTTGCAGCTATTCACTGTCAGCGTGTCAGAAGCCGTCTGGGAAAGGATAAAGGCATGcaagtgagtttcctggaggTGGCCCACAGTAGGTGAGCTCTGAGAGGCAAGGTCCCAAGAGACTTTATCCCAGGATGGCTTCTTAC from Rattus norvegicus strain BN/NHsdMcwi chromosome 8, GRCr8, whole genome shotgun sequence includes:
- the Irak1bp1 gene encoding interleukin-1 receptor-associated kinase 1-binding protein 1 isoform X1, which codes for MSLQPAPASRVFMELVPWADPGRENHQISAVEAQPVGFRPHNAQVHPGAREVHVSGAAEVSASPDRALVTVRVSSTKEVAAEAKKSVCRRLDYITQSLQQQGVQTENVTVTKDFRRVDNAYHMEAELL